A window of the Spartinivicinus poritis genome harbors these coding sequences:
- a CDS encoding TolC family protein, which produces MNKTIVVLGIFIILSGCSIHPIPITPQQHQQRLSQDQSALQTKQQPLTQPLALSEAMARAIRYNLNHRISLLHGALSAKELNTARFELLPKLTARAGYNYRSNLDASSSESIETGTETLEPSTSSDREISEASLSFTWSVLDFGLSYVRAKQQADRYLMAKEHIRKTAHQIMLDVRSTYWRTVAQQRLMKHIDRVMAQAENALRDSEVIRQKRLQSPFTALTYQRDILLIIRELHILRKNVLPAKAELAKLINVLPSSNIKVIEPAANAMWLPDPPMSLSEFEQHALLHRPELINEAYKERITAAETKAAMLQLLPHLKLQTAGYYNSNDFLVNQHWGTIGIDVSYNLLGTFSQLSRLKVAKEKQNIIRLNRLAMHMAVLSQIHIAWQAYYQAIDEFKAASHFSQIEQKIVHHVRVNARKKRLGKNELLRAELNHLLGKLRRDLSYADVHNTFGQLLVASGIDVLPTTITDNTLAGWANGIEQKMLELGDKITSAD; this is translated from the coding sequence ATGAATAAAACCATTGTTGTATTAGGTATTTTCATAATATTGAGTGGTTGTAGCATTCATCCTATTCCTATCACTCCTCAGCAACACCAACAACGTTTAAGCCAAGACCAATCAGCATTACAAACTAAACAACAGCCACTCACCCAGCCCCTGGCTTTATCAGAGGCAATGGCCAGGGCTATTCGCTATAATCTTAATCATCGCATTAGCTTATTACACGGAGCACTTTCGGCTAAAGAGTTAAATACCGCCCGTTTTGAGCTGCTTCCAAAACTTACCGCACGAGCTGGTTATAACTATCGATCCAATCTAGATGCATCCTCTAGTGAGTCAATCGAAACAGGCACTGAAACATTAGAGCCATCCACATCCTCTGATCGAGAAATCAGTGAAGCCAGTTTATCCTTCACTTGGAGTGTACTGGATTTTGGCCTGTCTTATGTTCGCGCCAAACAACAAGCTGATCGTTATTTAATGGCTAAAGAACATATCCGTAAGACTGCTCATCAAATTATGTTGGATGTGCGTTCTACCTATTGGCGAACAGTCGCCCAACAGCGCCTGATGAAGCACATCGATAGAGTAATGGCACAAGCAGAAAATGCGCTAAGGGACAGCGAAGTCATCCGTCAAAAAAGACTACAATCGCCTTTTACTGCACTAACCTATCAACGAGATATTTTATTAATTATTCGTGAATTACACATTTTACGAAAAAATGTACTCCCAGCAAAAGCCGAACTGGCAAAGTTAATTAATGTACTACCCAGCAGCAATATTAAAGTGATAGAGCCTGCTGCAAACGCCATGTGGTTACCAGACCCACCTATGTCACTTAGCGAGTTCGAGCAACATGCATTATTGCATCGTCCTGAGCTAATAAACGAAGCCTATAAAGAGCGAATAACTGCCGCTGAAACCAAGGCTGCAATGTTACAACTACTCCCCCATTTAAAGTTACAAACAGCCGGCTATTACAATAGTAATGATTTTTTAGTCAATCAGCACTGGGGGACCATCGGCATTGATGTCAGTTATAACTTACTGGGCACATTTTCCCAGTTGAGTCGACTGAAAGTCGCTAAAGAAAAACAAAACATTATTCGATTAAATCGGTTAGCCATGCATATGGCTGTATTATCTCAAATACACATTGCCTGGCAGGCATATTATCAAGCCATTGATGAGTTTAAAGCAGCCAGTCACTTTAGCCAGATCGAACAGAAAATTGTTCACCATGTGAGAGTCAATGCCAGAAAAAAACGCTTAGGTAAAAATGAATTATTAAGGGCAGAACTCAACCATTTGCTTGGCAAATTAAGACGTGACTTAAGCTATGCAGATGTACACAACACATTTGGTCAGTTACTCGTCGCTTCCGGCATTGATGTACTACCTACAACAATAACAGATAATACCTTAGCTGGTTGGGCAAACGGTATAGAGCAAAAAATGCTTGAATTAGGTGACAAAATAACTTCAGCTGACTGA
- a CDS encoding efflux RND transporter periplasmic adaptor subunit, translated as MQLLFIHSIFFLLITHISQPGINFSSASTTLTQNLTYQQPLANESSPLFQQSLIRGIIKSQHQVVLSSQIGGQITQLPLGIGKAFKQGELLMRLDCRHYQAELQATKAKYRAKLKHYQNSQSLLKHNAIGQLEVALAKAELDIAKTSITKANISVQGCHIKAPFAGKVARLLAQPYQSIKAGDAIIEVIDHQHLSVELIIPDSFYFKVKPTTLLIFQIDDSPHQISISITQVSPTIDPVSQTYRAFARIHQHTNKQLVVGMSGTALVK; from the coding sequence ATGCAGTTATTATTCATTCATTCTATTTTTTTTCTGCTAATAACCCATATTAGCCAGCCTGGTATTAATTTCAGTTCAGCTTCAACCACTCTCACTCAAAACCTTACTTACCAGCAACCATTAGCTAATGAAAGTTCTCCTTTATTTCAACAATCCTTAATTAGAGGAATTATCAAGTCTCAACATCAAGTGGTGCTTTCCTCGCAAATAGGCGGCCAAATTACTCAACTACCGCTGGGTATTGGCAAAGCCTTTAAGCAAGGGGAGTTATTAATGCGATTGGATTGTCGTCACTATCAGGCAGAACTTCAGGCAACAAAAGCAAAATATCGGGCCAAACTAAAACACTACCAAAACAGCCAATCACTGTTGAAGCATAATGCAATTGGTCAATTAGAAGTAGCGCTTGCCAAAGCAGAGCTGGATATTGCTAAGACAAGCATTACAAAAGCCAATATCAGTGTTCAAGGCTGTCATATTAAAGCACCTTTTGCAGGTAAAGTTGCTCGACTGCTGGCACAGCCCTACCAAAGTATTAAAGCTGGCGATGCCATTATTGAAGTAATCGATCATCAACATTTATCTGTAGAACTGATTATTCCTGACAGTTTTTATTTCAAAGTCAAGCCAACCACATTACTTATTTTCCAGATTGATGATAGTCCACATCAAATCTCCATCAGCATTACCCAAGTCAGCCCCACAATTGACCCTGTCAGCCAGACCTATCGCGCTTTTGCCCGAATTCATCAACATACTAATAAGCAGCTTGTAGTTGGTATGAGTGGCACCGCTCTAGTCAAATGA